The Buteo buteo chromosome 15, bButBut1.hap1.1, whole genome shotgun sequence genome includes the window tgattttagaatttatttatcattttgtGGCTGTTGAAGATagaattagaaataaaaccttGAATATACATTCCAAAGAATTAAAGTTCTTATTTCACAGGCAAATTTTTGGTCTAAGCAAGAAGCTCTGACCAGCCATAGAGCTTTAGGGGGTGCTCTAAAACCCATCAAGCCCTGACttaatatacttttttattAGAGAGCAGCTAATGCACAAATTTAATCAGAAATCTGTGTTGGCTAAACTGTGTTtgcttctcttcattttctctcaaataaaccttgctttaaaaaaaaaaaaactttttcattaATGTGCTGTCTTAAAATCGGTCctcagtaattaaaaaacagtcattttggaagcattttttattttgatagtgTTGCCCTTTGTGGCGGtgtgctccctgcccccccccccccaaactggaCCTGTATTTCCCATAACCCTGCTCAACCGATAACCACCAGTGGTGATCGGAGTGGATGTGTCTGGTCGTGACGGCTGCGTCTGGCTCGGAGTGGGTTCGGGGAAGACAAGACAACAACACAACAGCCAAGGGCTAATTTGAACAATGTGCCCACCTAACCACAGTGCTGGTCGATGTCCGACTCaagccaaatttggaagaaactaataCCTGTAGTCAGTATGTAAATATGAGTCAATTATCTTACTCCGTAAGTAGTGGACAGCCGAGGGCCTGTTGAGCTCTCCTGCATGGCAGGATCTGCCCTTGAGCAGGGATCCCTCCCAAGGTTACTCCTCGAGGCTGAGGGATTCCTTGCCGCAACAGATTCTCAGTAAGTGATTAATGGCatgctaaactttgaaatcttaggTAAGGTAAAGGATTGATCGCATATACataatcctttagacataaaccattgaccaagtctgggactaggagtggatccagctgcacctagactcccctctgagaaggagttCAGAACGCAAGGGGCTCctttctgaacctcctgactcaacgggagggtctccctgacagtcttgtctgaccctgtcctctaTGCAGTAAATACTCAAGTGAACCCTGCCATCgaatcttgttaaaccactgttgCATTTACTATCAAACTTGGTTAAAACGctgttttatatcaataaacATATTGCTACTTCTCTCTTACAAGTGAAGTGCATCACTCCATCCACGACACCCttgtcttaaaaaataatgcattaagGTACGAAAGGGCCAAGataatttgggggtttgttcTCAGTTACTGAGACTGTGGCAGACACAGTTACGCAGGGCTGATGGGCAATGGTTTTGCTTCATGCACTCCTTGGTGGGTTTTGTTCAGTAGCTGCAAAAGAGTTTCTAACTGCATTTCTGTCATGAGCCGCATTCTGTGTATGTAGagatttaatagaaaatgttcTGAATTGTGTAAAGCGCGTTGTCTCGATACACACACAGATTCAGCGTCAATCCAGATGTAAAACTTTAACCAGCCACAAGCTGGCAAGCTAGTATCTGAGGGACTGCTGTGCTGCGaagttcagcagcagcaagtgtATTTTCACCTTTTATCAAGGCAAGcttattttggcaaaaaaagcttgaaaatcaTGGCCAAAGGCATGTAGTTTATTCATTAGTTCTTAAAAGGTAATTCTGTAACTGCTACCGCAGTACTTATAAAAGTAATGCTTTTTAACCAAAGCTGGGGGGGTTTGGAGTGAAAAAATACTTAACATGCTTTTGCTActgtttcctcttctttatCCTAGCACAAACAATAACATTGGTTGAATATGCAGGTAGCAATAATAGTTAATGTGCTTTTGCtactgttttctcctctttatcCTGGcatgaacaaaaaaattggTTCAGCATTCAGGCAGCTCTACTTATGGTAGGTCGTATTTTTCCTTAAAGGGTGTATTTTGATCAGGCTCAGTACTGATGCATGTCCTAAGTTCTTTCATCCCAGCAATGGAAAGAGAACACTGCCCTGAAATAAGTCTTTTTAGGCTCTAATTTCTATTGTCTCAGGAGTCTAGGTTCAACAGAAGACGTCTTGACTAATTTCTGTCCCTTTCCTGTTAGCCCAAGCAACACACATAACAAAGAGCAGAGGTGTGTGGTGTTTAAGTAATACTTCTGAAATTTGGGGGGAGGGAATAGGTGATCTTTGTTTCTATGAGAGGCTTTTTGTATTTCTAGATTTTACATGTTCTTCTATGGCAGAGAAATGTACTGAAGGAGCAGCAGTATTCTCAGCCTTACTAAAGGGACCAGATTCCAGGCTACTGAATACTAGGACTACTGGCTACTACAATTGCCATATTGTGCGGTCTACGTTCTTCTCAGATCCTGGGGAACTGGGAATGATCTTTTCCCTTAAATGGCACAGccacagagcagaagaaaagtctAATGACCCAGGACCTGCTTGGTGCCGACCAGGAGTTAACTCTGTACTCTGGTATGTGCTGCCTGCACAAGTTTGAGCCAAGTACCTTTTCTTACCGGATGCGTTCTGGTGATAAATACCCTAAAAACTGTAAAGGGCTCAAATACCTCCAGAAGGAGGTGCTCCACAAATAGCTAAATAACCAGGTCCGTCTTTAGCACCATGGGCCAAACTAGGTATGTctacctcttcttttttttttctttttttgagatgttttaCAGTAGGCCAGTGGAATGGGCTTGTGACCGTCCAGCTCACTTCAAGACACCAGCAGCCACTGTATGCCAGCGCTTCCCAATCGCTATTTCAACAGTTACCAGATCCACCCACCTGACAGATGCTGTACATCCCCTTACCATTCTGTGTCTCAATCAATCCCAGGTTCTTCCAACTCTGCATAtaaaaagcctctttttttgcttgtaCCAAAGCAATTCTGTGTAATATTCAAAACACAACTGTTTGAACAATTGTTTCAGCATGATTTATCGTGTCTGTGTTTATATTAAAACTTCACAGAATTTTCAGACTTATACACCTCGTTGCAACCTGAAAAGATCTAGATGATTCTCCATATGACATATGTAATGCAACTGAATTTATCCACTCAAGTAAGGGGGAACTAATagagaaaaagtatttcctacATAACTATCCTTTCAGTTCTGTAAAGCACTGATTGGAAAAGCAATTCATCAAATACAGCATGTGTAACAGGAAGGTGGTCTGTAGCCTTCTTTTAAGTTAACAGGGAACTTTTTTCACGTTTGTCTTGTATATGCAGAGGCAAGGATGGGCAGCTGTTGTGGAACCgtcctgcagctgctggtctGTTGTGATTCCTGATTTGTGGCAATCAGTTTTTGAGCCTTGACATTTCTTGATGTACCTCTTCAGATAACGTTTTATGGAGTATTTGAAAATGAGATAACTCAATTCACTTAGATTTAATACAATGCATAGGCATGAAGTTGCCACCAGAAAATAGAGGAAAATCATCTTCTCTGTGGGTTTGGAAATAAAGCAGTCTACAGTATTGGGACATGGTCTTATGTCACATTTCACAAGACGTGGTACTTTGAATCCATTGTACAatttataaaacagaacaagaaaaactatttctaatcccatttttaaaataaggctgATAAGGTAAGTGCACAGCAATCCACCATCTATCTCTCCTGGACTTTTATAAAGTTTCTGGTTGTggtgtttctctctcttctctcgGTAAGCAACATGAAAAACAACCAAGAGTGAAGGGGTGGAGACCATGATTAATTGCAAAGCCCAAAGACTGATTTGggagacagggaaaaaatggTCGAAGCAGACATTTTCACAACCAGGCTGCTTGATATTGCATTCAAATTCATCATGTTCATatttccagatgttttctgcGGCCACAATATAAACCAGTAAGCGGAATATGAACACAACTGCTACCCAAATTCTTCCAATTCCTATTGAATATTTATTCACTCCACTCAGCAGATCACGTAGGAATCCCCAGCTCATATTTCTcctgaaggaaagaaggaaatactgTATCAAAGAAACACAAGATCAGAGAGAATCTTCCTCTTGggtgaaaaaaatgagacattCATTCAAGGTGAAATATAACCAGTAGctgaagcaatttaaaattattaagcatttaaaaaggaaaacaacaacaacaaacttAGTTCTGGTAATTTGTACCTTCTGAGGCTATTACACAAAATTTATTTGCTGTTAAAATAGATTTTGTCAGTTAGGCTGAAGCCTAATCATTCTGTTAAGCTGTCCTCTGCAAGTAAATGTGGCTGTTCTTCCTGAGGGTCTCCTGAGCGTCAGGTAGATCTTTCTCTGGCAAGTTCAGGCTAGCACTCTGCCACTGAGGTACACTCAACTTAGCCCTGTCAGTTATGCAAATACTAAGCACAGTCAAATCAGATTTCACTTTCAAATTTATGTGTAGGAGCCATGTGTCCCATACATAATAAGTTGATTACCAAAAtgcaaattgttttctttttgtctgtggTCTAACTTCTCAGTAAATTTGTGCAATATTTTAAATCCTGTCCTGTTTaattggattttgtttgttgtatTTCTTATCATTTAAGAAATGCACTAAACTTTActccaaaaatgtttttattttataatttctcttctgcacAAGTCTTCCCCTGTCCTAACCCTGGAACCCTTCTTTTGGAGGAGCTGCCTAAGAAGCCATGGGCGGCCAGACTCTCCTCAGTGTCAAAAGAAGACCTGAGATAACCACTAAGAGGATACAGTCATCTTCCCATCTGGCCCCACCTCTGAGGTTTGCACAGATCTTGGAGGATACcaagctgctttgttttgttagaCCAAAAAGCAGATATATTCCCAGGACACAGAACGGCTGGGAGACATGAGGTGGGAAATCTGAGAAGTTTACAGATCTGTGTGTTCTATCTTTTAATGTCCTCATCCCATCTACTGCTCCTGCAAGCTCTGCCTAGCAGGAGAGGAAATGTATCCCGTTGTGGCTGCAGTGGCACATGCAAACGTGCAAACCctgctgccacagctgcagTTAGTGGTGATGTATGAGCAAGTTCATCAACTGGCAAGTCTGAGTACGAGTAGTAATCAGGCCACAGCATCACAAAGCTCAACACTGATGGAAAGCGCAGCACTTCTTTTGCTGTCCCTTGATTCTGCAGCCCATCATGACCTCTGCCTATGGCCAGAtctctgctgaaaaacaagGTTATTTGCCTATTTGGGTATTCCTACGTTGCTACCATTAGAGCTGGTGACTTACCTGAGGAGCTGAGGGACAGCTgcagaaattaataaattgCTGATTTATACTGGGAAGGATGTTGAAAAAAGATGTTCTCACGAAGAATGTTTACCAAGCTACTCCTTTATGCTGCAGGTAAAAAAGAGTAACAGGAATATCAGTTGGCTTATATCCTACCAGACATGCttatatgcttttaaatatgtttggCAGGGTGATAACTTTGTCATTAAAGAGCTATTTCTGTCCTCCATGTCTGCAATTAGAGCTCAAGCAGAAGTTTAAATCAAGCTCTTCAAGACATCAGCACTAGGGCTTTAATGCTTTCTAGATAAGTAATACACAGTCAATACATCAGTCTCAAAGAAGCTGACTAGCAAAGCATGAAGACACTACTGTGTAATAAAGCACAggcaaggaaacaaaacattcacATGAGCGAGCGTGAATATTAATGTGTATGAACACATCTTGTGGATGAGCTGTCCTCTGGAGGAGATTTGAAGGAAAACCTCAAAAGGCCTTTCCTAGGATTTTAAGATGAACACAAGCACTATAGAAGGGAAGACTGAATTTTGTTATTCCATGGAAAATGACTATGGCTGTGAGTGGGCTTTTGCTAATGGCTGTAAGAACTGCACCATCCCTTTCCAATGTAAAAAAGCCTAATGTCACCTATCAATCCATGACTGGAGTTACAGGGGTTCTGAGCCTCCAGCTGAACAAgtcagaacagaaaggaaagatatGCTGGGTCACCAGCAAGGCACAAAAATCAGTGGGAACCATCACTGGTAGAAATCAGGCCATGGAGATACCTAAATACAGATTGAAAAATTTACCTTGAGTTCTCTTTTCCCAAAGCTGAGCTGCTACTTCCTTACCCAAGCAGCAAGAACAATTAGAAAAGAACAACTTTATACCTTCTTCTGCCAATCCCACATTGagaagaaggatgtgaaggggaaaagaaagtcCTGCCCAAAGAAAATGGGGATCAAGGAGTTGACTAAAATCTCTAGCAGATCCTGAGCAATGGGCAAATTCCAGCTAGCCAGAAGATAGGATGGATGAAATTCCCACAAATCTAGTTTGAAAGACAGCAACGCATTCTTGTACCTGTATGTCTGGTAGTGAGGCAGCAGGgattttacagaaatgaagatgGTTCCTGGTCTGTGTGCTCTGTTGgtgagaaactgaaatttattaAAGAACCGCAAGGCAGGTCTTGTGGCTAGCAGTGTTTCTGCAGCCAGAAGTCTGCAGAGTTTTGGTTATATTTTTCCACTTGCAGCCTTCACTTGATGTTGAGAAATGGTTGTATAGGACAACCTTCAGCCACAAGCCTAAAGGGCCACAGACCCTGTTTTGTGGTATTGTTTGGGTTCTAaccagcacagctcctctgtTCAAAGGAGCTGCAAATGTGCCTTTAAAAGGTTATGTTTGCTTTATGCACTGCTGTTGCTATAGAAGATTGTGGATGTTAACTGATGCTTTTGTATCCTttgaaaatacaattaattCACTGAAGCATTGCAAAGAACatacagaatggaaaaaataaaatggacttCAAACATAAGGAGTTACTCAAGAGGTGAACAAGATAAAATTGACTTCATGGGACAGCACAGGCACAGACTGATGAGAGGTTAAGTTACCTGAGGCTAGAGAAGACAAAGACATTATATGGGCTGTATGAAATTCAGGGCAAGGTGAGGATtcagacaacaaaaaaagagaaatcttcaAGCAAGCACACAGTTGAGCAGTAGGAAAAAGATGACAGTGGTATGAGGTTTCGTAACACTTGTAGAAGTGGCAGTACACGTGGAAGCAGATGCCAAGAGTAGTGTCAGGGTAAGACACTTCAGCAAAATTATATTCTGACTAATGTAAggacaagagaggaaaaaatgtgatCCAAACCCTTGTAGCCAAAGAGAGATTTCAACCTTAGCATTCAGAGGAGGTTCATTTTGTGCAGAATGAATCAAAGGGAGTCAAGAAGGGAAGCTGGCTAAATAAATTGAGTAGATTGTGGAAAATGTTGATGACATCAGTTTGCGTCAAGGTAATGTCCAATGTTGAGGCTAAGAATGAAATGACTCAAAGgtttaaaaaagtaacaaaaggGTCAAAGGAGGATCTATTTGGCACTGTGGACATAAAGACCACAAAAAGACTTAGCGTCTATTGGAAATTACAAAGAAGACACTAGAGAGTCttaaacagtaaaagaaagattatttgCTCCAAGCTCTTAAGAAAAAGTTGAATGGAGCAAGAAGTGAAGAGCAGGGATTTGAAGTTAGATTTACTTCAACCGCCTGCTCTATACAcgtacacacacgcacaccccaACTTGGACAAAAGCTGAAGATTAGAGATATGTTGATTTGTTGTACTCATTTCTAGCTGAAGTACTAGGGATGAGCATGAAAACAAGTGTCTGGGCTTCTACTACCAGTCAAGAAATGGAGCAGGtaatctctcttcctcctcacatACATCATTTATTCCCTAGATGTGATGGAAACACCCAACAacaacaccacacacacactgtcCTGCTCACTAGAGACACAACAGACCAGAATAGCCTCCACATCCCCTGTTTCCCTCAGAcgtatcatagaatcatagaatagtttggtttggaagggacctttaaaggtcatctagtccaacccccctgcaatgagcagggatatcttcaactagatcaggttgtaTCAGCAACTTGGTTTTTCCCCTTAAGGCTGCACACGTGCTCTGTGGAGTAAACAGAGCAACCTGAATGCACTATTAACTTCTGAGTGTGCTGAATGTAATTTATGGAGTAAAGTGTTTGAATAATGCTATTGTTGTTGAATATATTCATCAAATACCATTTCTGTCATTCAATGAGGTCTACCGAAGGTTGGCTAATATGCATTGAGTAATGCATCCATTGGAAAGCATAGTGCTCAGAGAATTATTTCACCTAGATTTCAATCGCCTCTgctattttaattactttaaaagcagAGAAGGTATCTTTGTGCAGAggaaaatggggggaaaaaaagtaagaaaatgcaAGAACAAACTGACTAAGTAGAGAGGAAGTGGGGAAAACATCCAAAGTGTTAGGGGCACAAAGAGGGCAGGCAGCTCAGAGAGCAGGCAAATTACAGGAAGAAGACACAGTATTATGGGAAATGGAGATGGAACGCTgagaaataacagaaagaacatGAGCCTGGGAATAGTGGATCTATGAATTCTGTACAAGCAAGCTGAATTACTCTCACAGGCTGAGAAATGgagaaacactttctttttctgatataAACATTGCTAATGGGAGTATTTTGCTGCACCTACACACCTACAacttaaccccccccccctttttttcaaCAGGAAGAAAGAACCGTAAATAGCGGCAAAAATGATAAAGCAGAGAGCAGAAGTAGAAAATCACAGAGGATAATATAGGATCATAAAAAAGCAGAGCTGGTAACAATCTTGGGAGTTCAtcctctcaattttttttacaatttaatCAAAACATcatcacagcatttttttttttttaaacaccaagGATCATCTCAGTGttatgaggaaaagaaaaagcattggCACAATGGTTTCCATAAACGACCAAACAAATAATGAAGCTTGACTTCAGATGTTCATTTAGTAACTGCATTTTCcccttattttctttgtttgctgaTATAAGGAAGTGCGCCGGTTTATGGTTCCTGAGTCTTTGTTCTTGTTTCATGGACTGGACTACCCACTGCTTCCTTACTGACTACCTGAGGCGTAAGGTCCACAGGCTGAGAAACACTGATTTGCTTCATTCTCTGGCCCTAAGATGGCTTCATTGTACATATACTGTTCTGAAATTGATGGAAGCTTCAGTAGCCCCCCCACCACACCCCAGCATGGTGCATCTACTCCAGTGCTCCGCTACGGAAGAAGAAGGAGCAGGAAACCCCCTGGGAACACCAAGGTACAGTATAACTCCATTCAAAGTCATCCTATCAAGCTGCGCGTGCACCAGCTATTCAAACTGTTGCACATCTGCGATAGGAGCTGAAAAAACTATTGCTACAAGTCACTAAACTTGCAATGCCTTTGTTTCTTACTCAACAGTGAAAGTGCCAATGTAAGGTGATTTCCAGGTCCTTATGAAAGAGCcaacaagagaaaacagagaggaCATAAAAATTAACCCTGCTCCATTCAGACAACTCATCTCTTATTGTAAAATAAGTAAAGCTGTAACACTAGCATAGTATTGATACTTACTGCTTTTTAAGGCTCTTCAGAAACAAGCCAGGTAAGGCTTGACAACTCATGAGCAAGCACAGCCTTCCTGGTCTGCGTACTGGCCAAGTTGTTCACTTCTGCCACGACCGCTGCTAGTGGTAGTGCAGCAGTCTGTGTTTCTCAGGATGACATGAGCCAAAGGCTTCCTACCTATTTCACCCTTCAGATGCTTGCAGTGGAAGTGGAGGCCCCTGAATGGCAGACGTAAACATAGTGGGAATAGCTTGCTCTTCTCTCACAGATGGACAAAAAGTAACCTATAGACACTTTAGATTGAACTTCATTGGTATAAACCCTTCATTAACATGTAATAAGAAATTGAGTCCTCTACTCAAAACATCAACAATCtagacagaaaaaacacatgCTGTGGAGGAGGAGATGTCCACCAGAGAGGTAATGTGGTTTATCAAGCATCACTCAGCACATCAGAGGCAGAGCTAAAAAAAAGAGCCATAGTTTCTCATAGCCCCATCCCTTGCTTTCATCTTCCTTAGCTTACTGAGTCTAACCTCCCACTGTTTCATGTCTATTATTAACTTCTAACTCCTTGGAGCAAGAAATAAGCCCTTTGGTACTTTGGGAGATAAACTTCTGGGTACTGTGATATTAAAAGTAGAATTCCACAATTAAATAGTGCTTAAAATATGCAAGTGGTGTGTAAAAACATCAGCCTAGGTATTTATTAGCCAACAGTAAGGACTAcggtaaggaaaagaaaaaactagaTGGGAGAGAGCTCATCTGTCATTTAGCACTAGACCAGAGCTGGTTGGTTTGGCTTTTACACCTGACTTTGGCATAGGCTTCTGCAGTGGCTTGGGACAAATCTTCCTTTCTGGGCTTCAGGATCTTGGCTGCCAAACATTCACTTCTCTGAAAATATCAGTTCTAAACTACATCTTCACTAGGCTTCGTAAACTTAAGCACGCTTGGCATTCTTTCTTATAGCCAGTGGTGGCAAAATCCCATCTTGTTTTGTATTTAGAGAAACCACAAACACCACTTAATaacccagcagctgctgagtgTGATGCTTTGCCAGCTGCTAATTGCTGTGGTCTCTCCTCTGGAGCAATGAATGGGTTTTGAGAGAAGGCAGACACAGTTCACTGTTCTCTTTGTTACTTTGGTAAACtgtgtaattaagaaaaattaaactcaGAAGTAGCCAAAAtgacttaatttcttttttttttttaagtcatgaTGTCTGTATTCTACCTACACAACTGCTACTGCATTTCTCATCACCGTCACGCCAAAACAGATAACCCATCTCTCCCATGCTCTCCTCATGTAAACAAAAATTCCCTCTGCAGCAAATGATCTTCAACATTAGTAAGTATTCCTGCTCCATTCTGGCTACTGTTGTAATGCTTTAGTCAACTcgtaaaaaaaaatgaattgacGAAGTCAAAAGGTTTCCACTTGAACAAGTGATCATCAATGGCCACATTACAGTTTGCACCTCCTTAGCAGTTACAAAGTACTGCAATAGTGCAATGAAAAGAAGATTGTATCTGTGGTTTATGCTGGCTGATGGGACACTTTCACAAGGCTATTATCAAGCCTGTTTGACATTAGAAAAACAACTTCTTATTTTGTAAAACTATATTTTATAACAAGAAACTCTAACTCACCTGTGTCTCAGTGAATGATTACAGCTGGAGCTCAGCTTTCTAGTGGCATTAACAATCAACAATTCATTTCTGAGAAAGGGAGTTACTGCTTTAAGCCTTGAAAATGGAAACTGCTCGTCTCCTAGGTAATATAAACCAAACGAGTGAAACCTGATCGCCTCTCCTGGCACACAGTTCAAACCAGAACCATAATGGGTCTTGTATCATCAGAAAGATATGAGGAAACTATGGCATTTGTTTAAAGTCGCAGGCTTTATCTGCATCTTTTGAGCGCTCATCGGCATCAGCTCTAACACTGCATGCTTTGTGCTTTCACATTAGTGACGGCACAACCTGAGGACATGCATGCTGGGACGTCCAAAGCAGTGGGCAATGATCAGTGACCCTCTATGAGACACGTGTAGCCTGTGCACTTGCAAGCCAAGAAGTCACTCGACCACATCAATCATGCATGAACACATGCAGAAGACTCACCGCAAAGAGCCTGCCTTTCATATGCCATTCCTACAGGAATGACCTGGAGGATCCGGCTAGCTCCCCATTTCAGGTGCTGCTTCATTACTAACTTTTATTTCATCCAACTTATGCTCTCTCTTCAATATTAATTTTACTGCAACATCAAAATAGCAAGAAAGGCCTTCATGAAATACTTCTTGACTCTTAGCATCCCTTCATAGTATggtttctacatttttttcagaagaactttGTCCATGTGAAAAACTTGAAACTGCTGTATGGAATTATGGTAACGTTCTGAAATCATATAACTGACCTAAGAGCCTTAACTCCCACCCTGTTTGTTCTTTGACATTTTACATCAGATTtgtatttcaggttttcttgGGCAAGTAAATTGTCCActaaaaacaaatattcttttaaGCACACGTTACTGCTAACAATACATTACACAAATGTTCAGACAGGTCTTtctataaaattttaaattacagtggtTTTACCAAGTAACTGAAGcctgtttttttgttaataaaatgtattttggttaCTGTACATGCTAACCAATTCCCACATTGGACTAGGCAGCTGAACAACTCCCCACCAGAAAGCccataactttatttttaataactaagCAATGGAAGAAGTGTTTATGTCCTGCTTTATGCATCTTATCAAGCATCAATGCTTTGGCAGTCATTTTGACCTGGGATGTGACTATAGTGCTGAGTaa containing:
- the GJB7 gene encoding gap junction beta-7 protein isoform X2, whose product is MSWGFLRDLLSGVNKYSIGIGRIWVAVVFIFRLLVYIVAAENIWKYEHDEFECNIKQPGCENVCFDHFFPVSQISLWALQLIMVSTPSLLVVFHVAYREKREKHHNQKLYKSPGEIDGGLLCTYLISLILKMGLEIVFLVLFYKLYNGFKVPRLVKCDIRPCPNTVDCFISKPTEKMIFLYFLVATSCLCIVLNLSELSYLIFKYSIKRYLKRYIKKCQGSKTDCHKSGITTDQQLQDGSTTAAHPCLCIYKTNVKKVPC
- the GJB7 gene encoding gap junction beta-7 protein isoform X1, with the protein product MSWGFLRDLLSGVNKYSIGIGRIWVAVVFIFRLLVYIVAAENIWKYEHDEFECNIKQPGCENVCFDHFFPVSQISLWALQLIMVSTPSLLVVFHVAYREKREKHHNQKLYKSPGEIDGGLLCTYLISLILKMGLEIVFLVLFYKLYNGFKVPRLVKCDIRPCPNTVDCFISKPTEKMIFLYFLVATSCLCIVLNLSELSYLIFKYSIKRYLKRYIKKCQGSKTDCHKSGITTDQQQKSADGACAINRAQPPSLSARSQSHFPFRKCLVYSVFNGMA